Proteins from a genomic interval of Crassostrea angulata isolate pt1a10 chromosome 7, ASM2561291v2, whole genome shotgun sequence:
- the LOC128192124 gene encoding pre-B-cell leukemia transcription factor 1-like isoform X10, translating to MEDGQRMYSQQGGLTNMSGNVLPQYNMGQDEPSDQRKQEIGDILQQIMTITDQSLDEAQARKHTLNCHRMKPALFSVLCEIKEKTVLSIRNSQEEEPPDPQLMRLDNMLIAEGVAGPEKGGGSSAAANATAAASGGQPDSAIEHSDYRAKLAQIRQIYHTELEKYEQACNEFTTHVVNLLREQSRTRPIAPKEIERMVTIIRKKFAAIEMQLKQSTCEAVMILRSRFLDARRKRRNFSKQATELLNEYFYSHLSNPYPSEEAKEELARKCGITVSQVSNWFGNKRIRYKKNINKAQEEANMYAAKTAAAAAANVGPEGGAAGYNVGGGQAGMYMNLNGGDNYQSSDNSVGDNVQNQVNALRHVISQSGGYSSDSMHSTPASMYEQHMNQQITPHPRSQNGSPHDQKPDDSTDSWCAGAFMQGLDGEGDNYDGSSDEPGLKRPKI from the exons ATGGAAGACGGACAAAGAATGTATTCACAACAAGGGGGACTGACTAACATGTCGGGAAACGTGTTGCCTCAGTACAACATGGGTCAAGATGAACCGTCAGATCAGAGAAAACAGGAGATAGGGGACATCCTCCAACAAATTATGACAATTACTGACCAGAGTTTGGACGAAGCCCAAGCAAG AAAACACACACTGAACTGTCATCGAATGAAGCCAGCATTATTTAGCGTACTGTgtgaaatcaaagaaaaaacgg TGCTAAGTATAAGAAACTCACAGGAGGAAGAGCCCCCTGACCCTCAGCTGATGCGGTTGGACAATATGTTGATCGCAGAAGGAGTGGCGGGTCCAGAAAAAGGGGGTGGGTCATCTGCTGCCGCCAATGCCACTGCTGCCGCCTCTGGGGGTCAGCCTGACAGTGCCATAGAACACTCAGACTACCGTGCCAAACTGGCACAAATTCGTCAGATTTATCACACAGAACTTGAGAAATATGAGCAG GCTTGCAATGAGTTTACAACTCATGTGGTCAACTTGTTGAGGGAACAGAGTCGTACTCGTCCTATAGCTCCCAAAGAAATCGAAAGAATGGTCACTATCATACGCAAGAAGTTTGCTGCcattgaaatgcaattgaaACAGAGCACCTGTGAAGCAGTAATGATTCTAAGGTCAAGGTTCCTTGATGCCAG GAGAAAGAGGCGAAATTTTAGTAAACAAGCCACAGAGCTGCTGAATGAGTATTTTTACTCCCACCTCAGTAATCCATACCCTAGTGAGGAGGCCAAAGAGGAACTCGCTCGGAAGTGTGGAATCACCGTGTCACAG GTTTCTAATTGGTTTGGTAACAAAAGAATTCGATACAAGAAGAACATAAATAAGGCACAAGAGGAAGCCAACATGTACGCGGCCAAAACTGCGGCAGCAGCGGCTGCTAACGTTGGCCCTGAGGGAG GTGCGGCCGGGTATAACGTGGGCGGGGGACAGGCTGGGATGTACATGAACCTCAACGGGGGAGACAACTACCAGAGTAGTGATAATTCGGTAGGAGACAATGTCCAAAACCAG GTGAATGCATTGCGGCATGTCATTTCACAGTCGGGTGGTTATAGTAGTGACAGCATGCACAGTACGCCTGCCTCCATGTATGAACAACATATGAACCAACAG ATTACTCCACACCCTCGTAGTCAAAATGGCTCGCCCCACGACCAAAAACCGGATGACAGTACTGATAGCTGGTGCGCAGGCGCTTTTATGCAGGGGTTGGATGGAGAGGGAGATAATTATGATGGCTCCAGCGACGAACCAGGATTAAAACGCCCTAAAATATAG
- the LOC128192124 gene encoding pre-B-cell leukemia transcription factor 1-like isoform X6, which translates to MEDGQRMYSQQGGLTNMSGNVLPQYNMGQDEPSDQRKQEIGDILQQIMTITDQSLDEAQARCRKHTLNCHRMKPALFSVLCEIKEKTVLSIRNSQEEEPPDPQLMRLDNMLIAEGVAGPEKGGGSSAAANATAAASGGQPDSAIEHSDYRAKLAQIRQIYHTELEKYEQSDGSEIKNSDYEAKLAQIRQVYQTEYGKYEQACNEFTTHVVNLLREQSRTRPIAPKEIERMVTIIRKKFAAIEMQLKQSTCEAVMILRSRFLDARRKRRNFSKQATELLNEYFYSHLSNPYPSEEAKEELARKCGITVSQVSNWFGNKRIRYKKNITKAQEEANVYAAKSAAAHEGQGAAGYNVGGGQAGMYMNLNGGDNYQSSDNSVGDNVQNQVNALRHVISQSGGYSSDSMHSTPASMYEQHMNQQITPHPRSQNGSPHDQKPDDSTDSWCAGAFMQGLDGEGDNYDGSSDEPGLKRPKI; encoded by the exons ATGGAAGACGGACAAAGAATGTATTCACAACAAGGGGGACTGACTAACATGTCGGGAAACGTGTTGCCTCAGTACAACATGGGTCAAGATGAACCGTCAGATCAGAGAAAACAGGAGATAGGGGACATCCTCCAACAAATTATGACAATTACTGACCAGAGTTTGGACGAAGCCCAAGCAAGGTGCCG AAAACACACACTGAACTGTCATCGAATGAAGCCAGCATTATTTAGCGTACTGTgtgaaatcaaagaaaaaacgg TGCTAAGTATAAGAAACTCACAGGAGGAAGAGCCCCCTGACCCTCAGCTGATGCGGTTGGACAATATGTTGATCGCAGAAGGAGTGGCGGGTCCAGAAAAAGGGGGTGGGTCATCTGCTGCCGCCAATGCCACTGCTGCCGCCTCTGGGGGTCAGCCTGACAGTGCCATAGAACACTCAGACTACCGTGCCAAACTGGCACAAATTCGTCAGATTTATCACACAGAACTTGAGAAATATGAGCAG AGCGATGGTTCAGAAATCAAAAACTCGGACTATGAAGCTAAACTGGCCCAGATTCGTCAAGTCTACCAAACGGAATATGGGAAATATGAACAG GCTTGCAATGAGTTTACAACTCATGTGGTCAACTTGTTGAGGGAACAGAGTCGTACTCGTCCTATAGCTCCCAAAGAAATCGAAAGAATGGTCACTATCATACGCAAGAAGTTTGCTGCcattgaaatgcaattgaaACAGAGCACCTGTGAAGCAGTAATGATTCTAAGGTCAAGGTTCCTTGATGCCAG GAGAAAGAGGCGAAATTTTAGTAAACAAGCCACAGAGCTGCTGAATGAGTATTTTTACTCCCACCTCAGTAATCCATACCCTAGTGAGGAGGCCAAAGAGGAACTCGCTCGGAAGTGTGGAATCACCGTGTCACAG GTTTCAAATTGGTTTGGAAACAAAAGAATTCGttacaagaaaaatattacaaagGCTCAAGAAGAGGCCAATGTTTATGCAGCAAAATCAGCAGCCGCACATGAGGGCCAAG GTGCGGCCGGGTATAACGTGGGCGGGGGACAGGCTGGGATGTACATGAACCTCAACGGGGGAGACAACTACCAGAGTAGTGATAATTCGGTAGGAGACAATGTCCAAAACCAG GTGAATGCATTGCGGCATGTCATTTCACAGTCGGGTGGTTATAGTAGTGACAGCATGCACAGTACGCCTGCCTCCATGTATGAACAACATATGAACCAACAG ATTACTCCACACCCTCGTAGTCAAAATGGCTCGCCCCACGACCAAAAACCGGATGACAGTACTGATAGCTGGTGCGCAGGCGCTTTTATGCAGGGGTTGGATGGAGAGGGAGATAATTATGATGGCTCCAGCGACGAACCAGGATTAAAACGCCCTAAAATATAG
- the LOC128192124 gene encoding pre-B-cell leukemia transcription factor 1-like isoform X2 codes for MEDGQRMYSQQGGLTNMSGNVLPQYNMGQDEPSDQRKQEIGDILQQIMTITDQSLDEAQARKHTLNCHRMKPALFSVLCEIKEKTVLSIRNSQEEEPPDPQLMRLDNMLIAEGVAGPEKGGGSSAAANATAAASGGQPDSAIEHSDYRAKLAQIRQIYHTELEKYEQDLDLSDGSEIKNSDYEAKLAQIRQVYQTEYGKYEQACNEFTTHVVNLLREQSRTRPIAPKEIERMVTIIRKKFAAIEMQLKQSTCEAVMILRSRFLDARRKRRNFSKQATELLNEYFYSHLSNPYPSEEAKEELARKCGITVSQVSNWFGNKRIRYKKNINKAQEEANMYAAKTAAAAAANVGPEGGAAGYNVGGGQAGMYMNLNGGDNYQSSDNSVGDNVQNQVNALRHVISQSGGYSSDSMHSTPASMYEQHMNQQITPHPRSQNGSPHDQKPDDSTDSWCAGAFMQGLDGEGDNYDGSSDEPGLKRPKI; via the exons ATGGAAGACGGACAAAGAATGTATTCACAACAAGGGGGACTGACTAACATGTCGGGAAACGTGTTGCCTCAGTACAACATGGGTCAAGATGAACCGTCAGATCAGAGAAAACAGGAGATAGGGGACATCCTCCAACAAATTATGACAATTACTGACCAGAGTTTGGACGAAGCCCAAGCAAG AAAACACACACTGAACTGTCATCGAATGAAGCCAGCATTATTTAGCGTACTGTgtgaaatcaaagaaaaaacgg TGCTAAGTATAAGAAACTCACAGGAGGAAGAGCCCCCTGACCCTCAGCTGATGCGGTTGGACAATATGTTGATCGCAGAAGGAGTGGCGGGTCCAGAAAAAGGGGGTGGGTCATCTGCTGCCGCCAATGCCACTGCTGCCGCCTCTGGGGGTCAGCCTGACAGTGCCATAGAACACTCAGACTACCGTGCCAAACTGGCACAAATTCGTCAGATTTATCACACAGAACTTGAGAAATATGAGCAG GACCTTGATCTA AGCGATGGTTCAGAAATCAAAAACTCGGACTATGAAGCTAAACTGGCCCAGATTCGTCAAGTCTACCAAACGGAATATGGGAAATATGAACAG GCTTGCAATGAGTTTACAACTCATGTGGTCAACTTGTTGAGGGAACAGAGTCGTACTCGTCCTATAGCTCCCAAAGAAATCGAAAGAATGGTCACTATCATACGCAAGAAGTTTGCTGCcattgaaatgcaattgaaACAGAGCACCTGTGAAGCAGTAATGATTCTAAGGTCAAGGTTCCTTGATGCCAG GAGAAAGAGGCGAAATTTTAGTAAACAAGCCACAGAGCTGCTGAATGAGTATTTTTACTCCCACCTCAGTAATCCATACCCTAGTGAGGAGGCCAAAGAGGAACTCGCTCGGAAGTGTGGAATCACCGTGTCACAG GTTTCTAATTGGTTTGGTAACAAAAGAATTCGATACAAGAAGAACATAAATAAGGCACAAGAGGAAGCCAACATGTACGCGGCCAAAACTGCGGCAGCAGCGGCTGCTAACGTTGGCCCTGAGGGAG GTGCGGCCGGGTATAACGTGGGCGGGGGACAGGCTGGGATGTACATGAACCTCAACGGGGGAGACAACTACCAGAGTAGTGATAATTCGGTAGGAGACAATGTCCAAAACCAG GTGAATGCATTGCGGCATGTCATTTCACAGTCGGGTGGTTATAGTAGTGACAGCATGCACAGTACGCCTGCCTCCATGTATGAACAACATATGAACCAACAG ATTACTCCACACCCTCGTAGTCAAAATGGCTCGCCCCACGACCAAAAACCGGATGACAGTACTGATAGCTGGTGCGCAGGCGCTTTTATGCAGGGGTTGGATGGAGAGGGAGATAATTATGATGGCTCCAGCGACGAACCAGGATTAAAACGCCCTAAAATATAG
- the LOC128192124 gene encoding pre-B-cell leukemia transcription factor 1-like isoform X4 yields MEDGQRMYSQQGGLTNMSGNVLPQYNMGQDEPSDQRKQEIGDILQQIMTITDQSLDEAQARCRKHTLNCHRMKPALFSVLCEIKEKTVLSIRNSQEEEPPDPQLMRLDNMLIAEGVAGPEKGGGSSAAANATAAASGGQPDSAIEHSDYRAKLAQIRQIYHTELEKYEQDLDLSDGSEIKNSDYEAKLAQIRQVYQTEYGKYEQACNEFTTHVVNLLREQSRTRPIAPKEIERMVTIIRKKFAAIEMQLKQSTCEAVMILRSRFLDARRKRRNFSKQATELLNEYFYSHLSNPYPSEEAKEELARKCGITVSQVSNWFGNKRIRYKKNITKAQEEANVYAAKSAAAHEGQGAAGYNVGGGQAGMYMNLNGGDNYQSSDNSVGDNVQNQVNALRHVISQSGGYSSDSMHSTPASMYEQHMNQQITPHPRSQNGSPHDQKPDDSTDSWCAGAFMQGLDGEGDNYDGSSDEPGLKRPKI; encoded by the exons ATGGAAGACGGACAAAGAATGTATTCACAACAAGGGGGACTGACTAACATGTCGGGAAACGTGTTGCCTCAGTACAACATGGGTCAAGATGAACCGTCAGATCAGAGAAAACAGGAGATAGGGGACATCCTCCAACAAATTATGACAATTACTGACCAGAGTTTGGACGAAGCCCAAGCAAGGTGCCG AAAACACACACTGAACTGTCATCGAATGAAGCCAGCATTATTTAGCGTACTGTgtgaaatcaaagaaaaaacgg TGCTAAGTATAAGAAACTCACAGGAGGAAGAGCCCCCTGACCCTCAGCTGATGCGGTTGGACAATATGTTGATCGCAGAAGGAGTGGCGGGTCCAGAAAAAGGGGGTGGGTCATCTGCTGCCGCCAATGCCACTGCTGCCGCCTCTGGGGGTCAGCCTGACAGTGCCATAGAACACTCAGACTACCGTGCCAAACTGGCACAAATTCGTCAGATTTATCACACAGAACTTGAGAAATATGAGCAG GACCTTGATCTA AGCGATGGTTCAGAAATCAAAAACTCGGACTATGAAGCTAAACTGGCCCAGATTCGTCAAGTCTACCAAACGGAATATGGGAAATATGAACAG GCTTGCAATGAGTTTACAACTCATGTGGTCAACTTGTTGAGGGAACAGAGTCGTACTCGTCCTATAGCTCCCAAAGAAATCGAAAGAATGGTCACTATCATACGCAAGAAGTTTGCTGCcattgaaatgcaattgaaACAGAGCACCTGTGAAGCAGTAATGATTCTAAGGTCAAGGTTCCTTGATGCCAG GAGAAAGAGGCGAAATTTTAGTAAACAAGCCACAGAGCTGCTGAATGAGTATTTTTACTCCCACCTCAGTAATCCATACCCTAGTGAGGAGGCCAAAGAGGAACTCGCTCGGAAGTGTGGAATCACCGTGTCACAG GTTTCAAATTGGTTTGGAAACAAAAGAATTCGttacaagaaaaatattacaaagGCTCAAGAAGAGGCCAATGTTTATGCAGCAAAATCAGCAGCCGCACATGAGGGCCAAG GTGCGGCCGGGTATAACGTGGGCGGGGGACAGGCTGGGATGTACATGAACCTCAACGGGGGAGACAACTACCAGAGTAGTGATAATTCGGTAGGAGACAATGTCCAAAACCAG GTGAATGCATTGCGGCATGTCATTTCACAGTCGGGTGGTTATAGTAGTGACAGCATGCACAGTACGCCTGCCTCCATGTATGAACAACATATGAACCAACAG ATTACTCCACACCCTCGTAGTCAAAATGGCTCGCCCCACGACCAAAAACCGGATGACAGTACTGATAGCTGGTGCGCAGGCGCTTTTATGCAGGGGTTGGATGGAGAGGGAGATAATTATGATGGCTCCAGCGACGAACCAGGATTAAAACGCCCTAAAATATAG
- the LOC128192124 gene encoding pre-B-cell leukemia transcription factor 1-like isoform X5 has translation MEDGQRMYSQQGGLTNMSGNVLPQYNMGQDEPSDQRKQEIGDILQQIMTITDQSLDEAQARCRKHTLNCHRMKPALFSVLCEIKEKTVLSIRNSQEEEPPDPQLMRLDNMLIAEGVAGPEKGGGSSAAANATAAASGGQPDSAIEHSDYRAKLAQIRQIYHTELEKYEQDLDLSDGSEIKNSDYEAKLAQIRQVYQTEYGKYEQACNEFTTHVVNLLREQSRTRPIAPKEIERMVTIIRKKFAAIEMQLKQSTCEAVMILRSRFLDARRKRRNFSKQATELLNEYFYSHLSNPYPSEEAKEELARKCGITVSQVSNWFGNKRIRYKKNINKAQEEANMYAAKTAAAAAANVGPEGGAAGYNVGGGQAGMYMNLNGGDNYQSSDNSVNALRHVISQSGGYSSDSMHSTPASMYEQHMNQQITPHPRSQNGSPHDQKPDDSTDSWCAGAFMQGLDGEGDNYDGSSDEPGLKRPKI, from the exons ATGGAAGACGGACAAAGAATGTATTCACAACAAGGGGGACTGACTAACATGTCGGGAAACGTGTTGCCTCAGTACAACATGGGTCAAGATGAACCGTCAGATCAGAGAAAACAGGAGATAGGGGACATCCTCCAACAAATTATGACAATTACTGACCAGAGTTTGGACGAAGCCCAAGCAAGGTGCCG AAAACACACACTGAACTGTCATCGAATGAAGCCAGCATTATTTAGCGTACTGTgtgaaatcaaagaaaaaacgg TGCTAAGTATAAGAAACTCACAGGAGGAAGAGCCCCCTGACCCTCAGCTGATGCGGTTGGACAATATGTTGATCGCAGAAGGAGTGGCGGGTCCAGAAAAAGGGGGTGGGTCATCTGCTGCCGCCAATGCCACTGCTGCCGCCTCTGGGGGTCAGCCTGACAGTGCCATAGAACACTCAGACTACCGTGCCAAACTGGCACAAATTCGTCAGATTTATCACACAGAACTTGAGAAATATGAGCAG GACCTTGATCTA AGCGATGGTTCAGAAATCAAAAACTCGGACTATGAAGCTAAACTGGCCCAGATTCGTCAAGTCTACCAAACGGAATATGGGAAATATGAACAG GCTTGCAATGAGTTTACAACTCATGTGGTCAACTTGTTGAGGGAACAGAGTCGTACTCGTCCTATAGCTCCCAAAGAAATCGAAAGAATGGTCACTATCATACGCAAGAAGTTTGCTGCcattgaaatgcaattgaaACAGAGCACCTGTGAAGCAGTAATGATTCTAAGGTCAAGGTTCCTTGATGCCAG GAGAAAGAGGCGAAATTTTAGTAAACAAGCCACAGAGCTGCTGAATGAGTATTTTTACTCCCACCTCAGTAATCCATACCCTAGTGAGGAGGCCAAAGAGGAACTCGCTCGGAAGTGTGGAATCACCGTGTCACAG GTTTCTAATTGGTTTGGTAACAAAAGAATTCGATACAAGAAGAACATAAATAAGGCACAAGAGGAAGCCAACATGTACGCGGCCAAAACTGCGGCAGCAGCGGCTGCTAACGTTGGCCCTGAGGGAG GTGCGGCCGGGTATAACGTGGGCGGGGGACAGGCTGGGATGTACATGAACCTCAACGGGGGAGACAACTACCAGAGTAGTGATAATTCG GTGAATGCATTGCGGCATGTCATTTCACAGTCGGGTGGTTATAGTAGTGACAGCATGCACAGTACGCCTGCCTCCATGTATGAACAACATATGAACCAACAG ATTACTCCACACCCTCGTAGTCAAAATGGCTCGCCCCACGACCAAAAACCGGATGACAGTACTGATAGCTGGTGCGCAGGCGCTTTTATGCAGGGGTTGGATGGAGAGGGAGATAATTATGATGGCTCCAGCGACGAACCAGGATTAAAACGCCCTAAAATATAG
- the LOC128192124 gene encoding pre-B-cell leukemia transcription factor 1-like isoform X13, giving the protein MEDGQRMYSQQGGLTNMSGNVLPQYNMGQDEPSDQRKQEIGDILQQIMTITDQSLDEAQARCRKHTLNCHRMKPALFSVLCEIKEKTVLSIRNSQEEEPPDPQLMRLDNMLIAEGVAGPEKGGGSSAAANATAAASGGQPDSAIEHSDYRAKLAQIRQIYHTELEKYEQDLDLSDGSEIKNSDYEAKLAQIRQVYQTEYGKYEQACNEFTTHVVNLLREQSRTRPIAPKEIERMVTIIRKKFAAIEMQLKQSTCEAVMILRSRFLDARRKRRNFSKQATELLNEYFYSHLSNPYPSEEAKEELARKCGITVSQVSNWFGNKRIRYKKNITKAQEEANVYAAKSAAAHEGQGAAGYNVGGGQAGMYMNLNGGDNYQSSDNSITPHPRSQNGSPHDQKPDDSTDSWCAGAFMQGLDGEGDNYDGSSDEPGLKRPKI; this is encoded by the exons ATGGAAGACGGACAAAGAATGTATTCACAACAAGGGGGACTGACTAACATGTCGGGAAACGTGTTGCCTCAGTACAACATGGGTCAAGATGAACCGTCAGATCAGAGAAAACAGGAGATAGGGGACATCCTCCAACAAATTATGACAATTACTGACCAGAGTTTGGACGAAGCCCAAGCAAGGTGCCG AAAACACACACTGAACTGTCATCGAATGAAGCCAGCATTATTTAGCGTACTGTgtgaaatcaaagaaaaaacgg TGCTAAGTATAAGAAACTCACAGGAGGAAGAGCCCCCTGACCCTCAGCTGATGCGGTTGGACAATATGTTGATCGCAGAAGGAGTGGCGGGTCCAGAAAAAGGGGGTGGGTCATCTGCTGCCGCCAATGCCACTGCTGCCGCCTCTGGGGGTCAGCCTGACAGTGCCATAGAACACTCAGACTACCGTGCCAAACTGGCACAAATTCGTCAGATTTATCACACAGAACTTGAGAAATATGAGCAG GACCTTGATCTA AGCGATGGTTCAGAAATCAAAAACTCGGACTATGAAGCTAAACTGGCCCAGATTCGTCAAGTCTACCAAACGGAATATGGGAAATATGAACAG GCTTGCAATGAGTTTACAACTCATGTGGTCAACTTGTTGAGGGAACAGAGTCGTACTCGTCCTATAGCTCCCAAAGAAATCGAAAGAATGGTCACTATCATACGCAAGAAGTTTGCTGCcattgaaatgcaattgaaACAGAGCACCTGTGAAGCAGTAATGATTCTAAGGTCAAGGTTCCTTGATGCCAG GAGAAAGAGGCGAAATTTTAGTAAACAAGCCACAGAGCTGCTGAATGAGTATTTTTACTCCCACCTCAGTAATCCATACCCTAGTGAGGAGGCCAAAGAGGAACTCGCTCGGAAGTGTGGAATCACCGTGTCACAG GTTTCAAATTGGTTTGGAAACAAAAGAATTCGttacaagaaaaatattacaaagGCTCAAGAAGAGGCCAATGTTTATGCAGCAAAATCAGCAGCCGCACATGAGGGCCAAG GTGCGGCCGGGTATAACGTGGGCGGGGGACAGGCTGGGATGTACATGAACCTCAACGGGGGAGACAACTACCAGAGTAGTGATAATTCG ATTACTCCACACCCTCGTAGTCAAAATGGCTCGCCCCACGACCAAAAACCGGATGACAGTACTGATAGCTGGTGCGCAGGCGCTTTTATGCAGGGGTTGGATGGAGAGGGAGATAATTATGATGGCTCCAGCGACGAACCAGGATTAAAACGCCCTAAAATATAG
- the LOC128192124 gene encoding pre-B-cell leukemia transcription factor 1-like isoform X8 gives MEDGQRMYSQQGGLTNMSGNVLPQYNMGQDEPSDQRKQEIGDILQQIMTITDQSLDEAQARCRKHTLNCHRMKPALFSVLCEIKEKTVLSIRNSQEEEPPDPQLMRLDNMLIAEGVAGPEKGGGSSAAANATAAASGGQPDSAIEHSDYRAKLAQIRQIYHTELEKYEQDLDLSDGSEIKNSDYEAKLAQIRQVYQTEYGKYEQACNEFTTHVVNLLREQSRTRPIAPKEIERMVTIIRKKFAAIEMQLKQSTCEAVMILRSRFLDARRKRRNFSKQATELLNEYFYSHLSNPYPSEEAKEELARKCGITVSQVSNWFGNKRIRYKKNITKAQEEANVYAAKSAAAHEGQGAAGYNVGGGQAGMYMNLNGGDNYQSSDNSVNALRHVISQSGGYSSDSMHSTPASMYEQHMNQQITPHPRSQNGSPHDQKPDDSTDSWCAGAFMQGLDGEGDNYDGSSDEPGLKRPKI, from the exons ATGGAAGACGGACAAAGAATGTATTCACAACAAGGGGGACTGACTAACATGTCGGGAAACGTGTTGCCTCAGTACAACATGGGTCAAGATGAACCGTCAGATCAGAGAAAACAGGAGATAGGGGACATCCTCCAACAAATTATGACAATTACTGACCAGAGTTTGGACGAAGCCCAAGCAAGGTGCCG AAAACACACACTGAACTGTCATCGAATGAAGCCAGCATTATTTAGCGTACTGTgtgaaatcaaagaaaaaacgg TGCTAAGTATAAGAAACTCACAGGAGGAAGAGCCCCCTGACCCTCAGCTGATGCGGTTGGACAATATGTTGATCGCAGAAGGAGTGGCGGGTCCAGAAAAAGGGGGTGGGTCATCTGCTGCCGCCAATGCCACTGCTGCCGCCTCTGGGGGTCAGCCTGACAGTGCCATAGAACACTCAGACTACCGTGCCAAACTGGCACAAATTCGTCAGATTTATCACACAGAACTTGAGAAATATGAGCAG GACCTTGATCTA AGCGATGGTTCAGAAATCAAAAACTCGGACTATGAAGCTAAACTGGCCCAGATTCGTCAAGTCTACCAAACGGAATATGGGAAATATGAACAG GCTTGCAATGAGTTTACAACTCATGTGGTCAACTTGTTGAGGGAACAGAGTCGTACTCGTCCTATAGCTCCCAAAGAAATCGAAAGAATGGTCACTATCATACGCAAGAAGTTTGCTGCcattgaaatgcaattgaaACAGAGCACCTGTGAAGCAGTAATGATTCTAAGGTCAAGGTTCCTTGATGCCAG GAGAAAGAGGCGAAATTTTAGTAAACAAGCCACAGAGCTGCTGAATGAGTATTTTTACTCCCACCTCAGTAATCCATACCCTAGTGAGGAGGCCAAAGAGGAACTCGCTCGGAAGTGTGGAATCACCGTGTCACAG GTTTCAAATTGGTTTGGAAACAAAAGAATTCGttacaagaaaaatattacaaagGCTCAAGAAGAGGCCAATGTTTATGCAGCAAAATCAGCAGCCGCACATGAGGGCCAAG GTGCGGCCGGGTATAACGTGGGCGGGGGACAGGCTGGGATGTACATGAACCTCAACGGGGGAGACAACTACCAGAGTAGTGATAATTCG GTGAATGCATTGCGGCATGTCATTTCACAGTCGGGTGGTTATAGTAGTGACAGCATGCACAGTACGCCTGCCTCCATGTATGAACAACATATGAACCAACAG ATTACTCCACACCCTCGTAGTCAAAATGGCTCGCCCCACGACCAAAAACCGGATGACAGTACTGATAGCTGGTGCGCAGGCGCTTTTATGCAGGGGTTGGATGGAGAGGGAGATAATTATGATGGCTCCAGCGACGAACCAGGATTAAAACGCCCTAAAATATAG